The Dictyoglomus sp. region CAGGCAGTAGATACTCTGATGAAAGAGGTAGAAAAAGCCTTTTCAGAATTAGCTAAAAAAGAAGGCTATAACGTGGTTTTAGATAAAAACGCAGTAGTCTGGGGTGGGATTGATATAACTGATAAGATAATCTCTCAACTTACAGGGAAAAAGTAAGGTGATTTTTTATGAGAATTTTTATTTATCTTATTCTGTTTTTTCTTTTTGTTGTCTTATTTTTTAATTTTATATATTCTCAATCTACCTCCATAGGATATATTGATTACTTAAAGGTTTTTAGTGAGTATAAGGAAACAAAAGAATTACAAATTCAGATTCAAAAGAAGCAGGCAGAAATTAATAAAATAATAGAAGAAGCAAAGAAAAAGGGGCTAGATCAAAAAAAATTAGATGAGCTAAAAAGGGAGAAAGATAAGGAATTAGGAGAAGTAATAGCAAAAATTAGAGACACACTAAGAAAAAAAATATTGTTGGAAGTAGAAAAAGTTGCAAAGTCTAAAAATCTAAGTATAGTTTTAGAAAAAAGTTCTCGAGTTTGGGGAGGAGTAGACATAACTAAGGAGGTTTTAGAAAATTTAAATAAATAGGGGCTAAAATGTGGTTAAAAGAAATAGCTGAAATTATAGAGGGTGAGCTTAAGGGAGAGAATTGCTTTATTGAGAGAGTATCTGATTGGAAAGATGCAGGAGAAAATGATTTAATTTTTGTATTTGATGAAAAGGATTTTTACAAAGCAGAAGAAACAAAAGCAAGAGCTCTTGTTGTTCCAAAGGTCGAATTTTCTTCCAAAAAACCTCTTATAATGGTTGAAAATCCAAGGCTTGCTATGGCAAAGATCTTAAGATATTTTGATTGGCGAAATTTTTCCGAGGGAATTCATCCTACAGTAATATTAGGAGAAAATAT contains the following coding sequences:
- a CDS encoding OmpH family outer membrane protein, producing the protein MRIFIYLILFFLFVVLFFNFIYSQSTSIGYIDYLKVFSEYKETKELQIQIQKKQAEINKIIEEAKKKGLDQKKLDELKREKDKELGEVIAKIRDTLRKKILLEVEKVAKSKNLSIVLEKSSRVWGGVDITKEVLENLNK